One stretch of Arachis duranensis cultivar V14167 chromosome 1, aradu.V14167.gnm2.J7QH, whole genome shotgun sequence DNA includes these proteins:
- the LOC107488769 gene encoding uncharacterized protein LOC107488769 — protein MADVPPASPSELMRMVTELQQANQRIAEENQRMAAQIAELNNARIKNNNANQHQPKDNEHHSDPSHVSETIRVKGAQPEDENEDPDESVGPFTPEVMNFELPRRFTLPLTLTPYDGLGNSKKFIKKFRSIMILAKLFEEHFAGSTIYLHDSDYLNTIKQGPNESLKDYMTRFTKVTISIPDLHPEVHLHAIKSGLRPGKFQETIAVAKPKTLAEFREKSKGQIDIEELRQARKSEKTYYQDKDKALSTKKNFKLTPRFDSYTQLNTKKEDIIKEILNSKLIKPPRKVGTYQDTKNVDKSKYCAFHQKHGHTTDDCVVTKDLLEQLARQGHLDKYIGGHIQKRTTPSTTNDSSEHLN, from the exons ATGGCTGACGTGCCACCCGCTTCCCCATCCGAACTTATGCGGATGGTAACCGAGCTACAGCAAGCCAATCAACGTATAgcagaagaaaatcaaagaatggCCGCCCAAATTGCCGAGCTGAACAATGCCCGGATCAAAAACAATAACGCTAACCAACATCAACCAAAAGATAATGAGCATCATTCCGACCCTTCCCACGTCTCAGAGACCATTCGAGTCAAGGGAGCCCAACCTGAAGATGAAAACGAGGACCCCGACGAGTCTGTGGGACCCTTCACGCCAGAAGTAATGAACTTCGAGCTACCAAGAAGATTCACCCTGCCACTAACCCTCACACCTTATGATGGGCTCGGAAACTCGAAGAAATTTATCAAAAAGTTCCGATCAATAATGATT CTGGCCAAGCTATTTGAAGAACATTTTGCTGGATCTACAATTTATCTGCACGACTCGGATTATTTGAATACAATCAAGCAGGGACCAAATGAAAGCCTGAAGGACTATATGACCCGCTTCACAAAAGTCACCATCAGTATACCTGACCTCCACCCCGAGGTCCATCTGCACGCAATCAAAAGTGGACTCCGACCTGGGAAGTTCCAAGAAACCATTGCGGTGGCCAAGCCGAAGACCCTTGCCGAGTTTCGCGAGAAATCCAAGGGCCAAATTGATATCGAGGAGCTCAGACAAGCTCGGAAGTCCGAGAAAACATATTACCAAGACAAAGATAAGGCTCTGAGCactaagaaaaattttaaactaactCCTCGATTTGATTCTTATACGCAGCTCAACACTAAGAAAGAGGACATAATCAAAGAAATCTTAAATTCAAAGCTAATCAAGCCACCAAGGAAGGTTGGTACCTATCAAGATACCAAGAATGTGGATAAGTCCAAATACTGTGCTTTCCATCAGAAGCACGGCCACACCACTGACGACTGTGTGGTCACAAAGGACCTCTTGGAGCAGCTAGCTCGACAAGGACACCTTGACAAGTATATTGGAGGTCACATCCAAAAACGTACCACACCTTCCACAACCAATGACTCGTCTGAGCATCTAAACTGA